In Polynucleobacter sp. AP-Ainpum-60-G11, one DNA window encodes the following:
- the ftsA gene encoding cell division protein FtsA, with amino-acid sequence MSKDNRDLLVGLDIGTSKVVALVAELGVDGQFNVVGVGQTASKGLKKGVVVNIEATVQSIQKALEEAEVMADRQIVQVFTGIAGNHIVSFNSSGMVAIRDKEVSAGDVERVLETAKAINIPTDQQILHILVQEFIIDGQEDVREPIGMSGLRLEVKVHIVTGAVSAAQNIVKCVRRCGLEVNDLILQPLASSLAVLTEDEKELGVVLVDIGGGTTDIAIYCQGSIRHTAVIPIAGDQITNDIAMALRTPTIDAEDLKIQYGIARQDMADPTTMIDVPGVGDREPRPMSKQALAAVIEPRVEELFTLVRGVVRDSGYEDMVSSGIVLTGGTALMPGMVELAEQVFLRPARIGTPEYRGHLHEVLRSPRFATSIGLLMEGQAQLLRGRRVSQSGALQSVISRMKEWFAGNF; translated from the coding sequence ATGAGTAAAGACAACCGCGATTTATTGGTCGGATTGGATATTGGAACCTCCAAGGTGGTTGCTTTGGTCGCCGAACTAGGTGTTGATGGCCAATTCAATGTTGTTGGTGTTGGCCAAACTGCATCCAAAGGTTTGAAAAAAGGTGTCGTTGTCAATATTGAGGCAACAGTCCAGTCTATTCAAAAGGCGCTTGAAGAGGCTGAGGTGATGGCTGATCGCCAGATCGTTCAGGTCTTTACTGGTATCGCTGGAAATCACATTGTGAGCTTTAACTCCAGCGGTATGGTGGCTATTCGCGATAAAGAGGTCAGCGCTGGCGATGTTGAGCGTGTTTTAGAGACTGCTAAAGCAATCAATATTCCAACGGATCAGCAAATCCTTCACATTCTTGTTCAAGAATTCATTATTGATGGGCAAGAAGATGTGCGTGAGCCAATTGGCATGAGCGGTTTACGCCTAGAAGTGAAAGTACATATTGTTACTGGCGCCGTGAGTGCTGCGCAAAATATTGTGAAATGTGTACGTCGCTGTGGCTTGGAGGTAAATGATCTCATCTTGCAGCCGCTTGCATCTAGCTTAGCCGTATTAACTGAAGATGAAAAAGAATTAGGCGTTGTTTTGGTGGATATTGGTGGCGGTACGACCGATATTGCTATTTATTGTCAGGGCTCAATTCGACATACTGCAGTGATTCCAATTGCAGGCGATCAAATTACCAATGACATAGCAATGGCGTTGCGCACACCGACTATTGATGCGGAAGATCTCAAAATTCAATACGGTATTGCTCGCCAAGATATGGCTGATCCGACCACCATGATTGATGTCCCGGGTGTTGGTGATCGTGAGCCACGACCAATGTCAAAACAAGCCTTAGCTGCAGTAATCGAACCCCGAGTTGAAGAATTATTCACTTTGGTGCGAGGGGTGGTTCGCGATTCTGGCTATGAAGATATGGTTTCTTCAGGAATCGTACTGACCGGTGGAACTGCATTAATGCCAGGCATGGTTGAGCTTGCTGAACAAGTGTTCTTGCGCCCAGCGCGCATTGGTACACCCGAGTACCGCGGCCATCTGCATGAAGTTTTGCGTAGCCCACGTTTTGCTACCAGCATCGGTTTATTAATGGAAGGCCAAGCGCAGTTGTTGCGTGGCCGTCGAGTATCTCAGTCAGGCGCGTTGCAGAGTGTGATCTCGCGCATGAAGGAATGGTTCGCAGGAAATTTTTAA
- the ftsZ gene encoding cell division protein FtsZ — translation MEFEMLDQETAGKTIIKVVGVGGAGGNAVQHMIRRGVNGVEFICMNTDAGALQRSEASVNLQLGSSGLGAGAKPEIGAASAEEARARIADTLQGAHMVFITAGMGGGTGTGAAPIVAQVAKEMGILTVGVISKPFDFEGVKRLKVAENGAAELEAYVDSLIVVLNEKLFEVMGEDAEFDKAFACADDVLHNAVSGIAEIINVQGLINVDFEDVKTVMGEQGKAMMGTATVSGMDRARLAAEAAVASPLLEGVDLSGARGVLVNITASRSLKLSETREVMAAIRGYAADDATVIFGTVYDESLGDALRVTVVATGLNNPQARQHHQPEVVWRQATGTHDAMPTMADLNSFAPASASAAMSKVSLDSALGTSAGLAMTGAGSTPSIAAQPATSGVDYSQYDLPRVFRSSREAAPAPTLGADSSPQAKSMLDKGADYYEIPAFLRKQAD, via the coding sequence ATGGAATTTGAAATGTTAGATCAAGAAACAGCCGGCAAAACCATTATTAAAGTGGTTGGAGTTGGTGGTGCAGGTGGTAATGCAGTTCAGCACATGATTCGTCGCGGTGTTAATGGCGTAGAGTTTATTTGCATGAACACCGATGCTGGCGCTTTACAGCGTTCTGAGGCATCTGTGAATTTGCAACTGGGCTCTAGCGGACTCGGTGCTGGTGCAAAACCTGAAATTGGAGCGGCTTCTGCTGAGGAGGCCCGTGCTCGCATTGCAGACACATTGCAAGGTGCACATATGGTATTCATTACTGCCGGCATGGGTGGTGGTACAGGTACTGGCGCAGCTCCAATCGTTGCTCAAGTTGCTAAAGAGATGGGTATTTTGACGGTTGGTGTTATCAGCAAGCCATTTGATTTTGAGGGCGTCAAGCGTCTTAAAGTTGCAGAGAATGGGGCAGCCGAATTAGAAGCATATGTTGATTCATTAATCGTTGTTCTTAATGAAAAACTCTTTGAAGTGATGGGTGAAGATGCTGAGTTTGATAAGGCATTCGCATGTGCTGATGATGTATTGCATAACGCTGTTTCAGGTATTGCAGAAATCATTAACGTTCAAGGCTTGATCAACGTCGACTTTGAAGACGTGAAAACAGTGATGGGCGAACAGGGCAAGGCAATGATGGGAACTGCAACAGTTTCTGGCATGGACCGTGCACGCTTGGCTGCTGAAGCTGCCGTTGCTTCACCATTGCTCGAAGGTGTTGATTTATCCGGTGCGCGTGGTGTATTGGTGAATATCACTGCTAGCCGTTCACTGAAGTTGTCCGAGACTCGTGAAGTTATGGCAGCAATTCGTGGCTACGCTGCAGATGATGCAACAGTGATCTTCGGTACCGTTTATGACGAGAGCTTAGGTGATGCCTTGCGCGTGACTGTGGTTGCTACGGGTTTGAATAATCCACAAGCACGTCAACATCATCAACCAGAGGTGGTTTGGAGACAAGCCACTGGTACACACGATGCAATGCCAACAATGGCTGACTTAAACAGCTTTGCTCCAGCAAGTGCTTCAGCAGCAATGAGCAAGGTAAGTCTTGATTCAGCTTTGGGCACTAGCGCTGGTTTGGCAATGACGGGTGCGGGTAGTACGCCTTCGATCGCCGCTCAGCCAGCCACTAGCGGTGTTGACTACAGTCAATACGATTTGCCACGTGTATTCCGTAGTTCGCGTGAAGCTGCACCAGCCCCTACTTTAGGTGCTGATAGCTCACCACAGGCAAAATCCATGTTGGATAAAGGGGCTGATTATTATGAAATCCCAGCTTTTTTACGTAAGCA